The Nerophis lumbriciformis linkage group LG24, RoL_Nlum_v2.1, whole genome shotgun sequence genome includes a region encoding these proteins:
- the mylpfa gene encoding myosin regulatory light chain 2, skeletal muscle has translation MAPKKAKRRQAAGGGGSSNVFSMFEQSQIQEYKEAFTIIDQNRDGIISKDDLRDVLASMGQLNVKNEELEAMIKEASGPINFTVFLNMFGEKLKGADPEDVILSAFKVLDPEGTGTIKKQFLEELLTTQCDRFSKEEIKNMWAAFPPDVAGNVDYKNICYVITHGEEKEE, from the exons ATG gcACCCAAGAAGGCAAAGAGGAGGCAGGCAGCAGGAGGCGGAGGTTCCTCCAACGTCTTCTCCATGTTCGAGCAGAGCCAGATCCAGGAGTACAAGGAG GCCTTCACAATCATCGACCAGAACAGGGACGGCATCATCAGCAAAGATGACTTGAGGGACGTGCTGGCCTCCATGG GCCAGCTGAACGTGAAGAATGAGGAGCTGGAGGCCATGATCAAGGAGGCCAGCGGCCCCATCAACTTCACCGTCTTCCTCAACATGTTCGGAGAGAAGCTGAAGG GCGCTGACCCCGAGGACGTcattcttagcgccttcaaagtcCTGGACCCCGAGGGTACCGGAACCATCAAGAAGCAGTT CCTGGAGGAGCTCCTGACCACTCAGTGCGACAGGTTCTCCAAGGAGGAG ATCAAGAACATGTGGGCCGCCTTCCCCCCAGATGTCGCGGGCAACGTGGACTACAAGAACATCTGCTACGTCATCACACACGGAGAGGAGAAGGAGGAGTAA